In one window of Hyla sarda isolate aHylSar1 chromosome 1, aHylSar1.hap1, whole genome shotgun sequence DNA:
- the LOC130357172 gene encoding uncharacterized protein LOC130357172, with protein sequence MDTNTETASFTPSTDVFSYSRVDADRIMGSLPNDASFLHNPSKIDLRRTYENETKKLLSVQLHLSTMSEYYRSRKIPRGMRAQPRANAFTNDSDYRTCYEAISNKYSLDLILLNIEFLQRDLTAIKNKVTDVETALKASLTEDEWRELSEKQHTFLSKQRTQIEETKRHKWFRDCQDYTTGHVYTWENLSTTEKKRTSSNQPGAFFRGYAVRRGRPRRGGRKHHRNRKDKSTEGWSSPEPQNFSTKKETSIDNAETVFTCLPGTCLDVTPPHILYSDYIFLRKQQLNIQLLLVFTSCSLAIYSTSYCETDIGPYTPRKSWSTYTDARTVPVHIHRSLLLWSVAKDNLEFWSLSPSIRDCIPSGLLTFSFFCCLYILRSVARGNNKIWNPSPSISDCISPCLLTCSVSAVFTFQLSLDFFCCPPGIDTLCLYLVLDLSYMNAKQIQLIYIHPVNCAAILIWPQFAHGYNPH encoded by the exons atggatACTAATACAGAGACTGCATCTTTTACTCCTTCCACCGATGTGTTTTCCTACAGCAGGGTTGATGCAGACCGCATTATGGGGAGTTTACCCAATGACGCCTCATTCTTACACAATCCATCTAAAATCGACCTCAGGAGGACCTATGAAAATGAAACTAAAAAACTATTATCGGTTCAACTTCATCTCTCTACTATGAGTGAATATTACAGATCCAGGAAAATACCAAGAGGTATGAGAGCACAGCCGAGAGCTAATGCATTCACAAACGATTCCGATTACCGGACCTGCTATGAAGCAATTTCAAACAAATATTCTCTAGATCTTATACTGCTCAACATAGAATTCCTCCAAAGAGATCTAACAGCAATTAAGAACAAGGTAACTGATGTGGAAACAGCCTTGAAAGCCTCTCTCACCGAGGATGAATGGCGTGAGCTATCAGAAAAACAACATACATTTCTATCTAAACAACGCACCCAAATTGAGGAAACCAAAAGACATAAATGGTTCCGTGACTGTCAAGACTACACCACTGGTCATGTGTACACGTGGGAAAATTTATCCACCACAG AAAAAAAACGGACATCGTCAAATCAACCAGGAGCCTTTTTTAGGGGGTACGCCGTCCGTCGGGGGCGGCCGAGACGAGGAGGACGCAAGCACCACAGAAACAGGAAAGACAAGAGCACAGAGGGCTGGTCGAGCCCAGAACCACAAAACTTCTCAACAAAGAAGGAAACATCAATAGACAACGCAGAGACTGTG TTCACATGCCTTCCGGGTACCTGCCTTGACGTCACTCCACCCCACATACTATATTCCGATTACATATTCCTGAGGAAACAGCAACTAAATATCCAGCTACTACTAGTCTTTACTTCTTGTTCTTTGG cTATTTACTCTACATCTTACTGTGAAACAGATATCGGTCCATACACACCGAGGAAATCTTGGTCCACATATACTGATGCCAGAACGGTCCCGGTTCATATACACCG CTCGTTACTACTGTGGTCGGTTGCCAAGGACAACCTCGAGTTTTGGAGCCTAAGTCCAAGTATCAGGGACTGTATTCCTTCTGGTCTACTTACCTTCTCTTTTTTCTGCTGCCTTTACATACTGCGgtcggttgctaggggcaacaacaAGATATGGAACCCCAGTCCTAGCATCAGTGACTGCATTTCCCCTTGTTTGCTTACCTGCTCTGTGTCTGCTGTTTTTACATTTCAGCTTTCACTAGACTTTTTTTGCTGTCCCCCAGGAATTGATACATTATGTCTTTATTTAGTACTGGATTTATCATATATGAATGCCAAGCAAATTCAATTAATCTATATACACCCTGTGAACTGTGCAGCGATATTGATATGGCCTCAATTTGCGCATGGATATAATCCTCACTGA